GGACGGCCTTGTACGTGTCGCGGGTGGCGAGCTTGCCGGAGGTGAGGATGAGCTTCTCCGGCTCCTTGTTGGCGGTCACCCAGTTGTACATGTTGATCGCGGTCTCATAGCCGTGACGCTTCGGCGAGATGATCACGCTGCCGTAGAAGCCGGTCGGCGAGGGCTTCTTGAACTCGTTGATGGCCGCGTCCGAGCCGCCGATGCCCACGGCCACCACGTCCCCGGCCTTGAGGCCGGCCGCCTCGGTCGCGCGGACGGCGCCGAGCACGGCCTCGTCGTTGAGGCCGAAGGCCACCCACTTCTTGATGGTGGGGTTCTTGTTGAGGACCACGGTGGCGGCGTTGAGCGCCGCCTCGGTGTCGGTCTTGGCCTGCGGCGCGTCGAAGACGTTCTGCGCCACGAAGCCATTCTGCTTCAGCACGGAGATGGCGCCCTCGACGCGGTCCTTCGCGGTGGGCAGCTGGTCGTAGGAGACGCGGATCGCACCGACCTCCTTCATGTTCCAGCCACGCGCCTTGATCTGATCCACGATGGCCTGGCCGACGGCCTCGCCAATCTTGGTGGCCGAGATGCCCATGTGCGGCACGTCCTCGAGCGGCTTCCCCTTGCTGTTCACCAGGCGGTCATCGACCGTCATGAGCTTGAGCTGATTGGCCTTGGCGCGAGCCACCAGGCCCGGCCCCAGCTTGACGTCGGGGGTGCAGATGATGACACCCTGCGCGCCCTGCGCGCCCAGGTTGTCGAGGGCGGACAGGGCCTTCTCACCGTCCTCCGCGCCAATCTTGACGAGGGTGAAGCCCTTCTCCTTGGCCGCGATGTCCGCGAACTTCCACTCGTCCTGGAACCAGGGCTCCTCGGGCTGCTTGATCACGAAGCCAATCTTGACATCCGCGGCGGTGGCGGCGGCCGACACCACGAGCACGGCCAGGGCACCGGCCATGGCGAGATTCTTCCAAAGGCGCATTTTTCCTCACTGAAGTGTCCAAGGACTGACACTTGGGCTTTGTGCGGTTTTACGATTGCGGGGGGGTCAATCGTACGGGGAGCGTAGTGAAAGTGGAGGATGAGTCAATACAATCCCAGAGAGCACCCGCCCACGCGCTTGAAGTCTGTCAATGGATGGAAGGCTGTGAAGGGACTGGAATTCCCAGGCATCCCACCACCAGCTCATAGAACAAGAGAGCAGCACCGTGGAGACGGCCCGGCACCTCGTCGAGTCCAACTCCCGCCGAGCGGCTGCTGGATGCCTGGCGGGAGCTGGAGAAAGCCGCGCTCGTCCGGGAGCTGATCTCCGGAAGGCTGGCCGGGTGCAAGGCCCCGGCCCACCCGGTCACGTAGCCTTGGCCGCGTCCAGGGTGTTGCGCATCAGCATGGCGATCGTCATCGGCCCCACGCCTCCGGGCACCGGCGTGATGAAGGACGCGCGCTCCTTGGCCTTCTCGAACTCCACGTCGCCCTTGAGCTTGCCGTCCGGCATCCTGTTCATGCCGACGTCGATCACCACCGCCCCGGGCTTGATCCACTCGCCCTTGATCAGCTCCGGCACGCCCACCGCCGCCACCACGATGTCCGCCATCCCAACCTCGAACTTCAGGTCGCTCTTGCGGTGGCACACCGTCACGGTGGCGTCCGCCTGAAGCAGCATCAGCGCCATCGGCTTGCCCACGATGTTGCTGCGCCCCACCACCACCGCCCGCTTGCCGGCGGGGTTGCACCCCACCTCCTGCAGCAGCCGCATCACCCCGAATGGCGTGCACGGCCTGAGCGCCGGCTTGCCCAGCGACAGCTTGCCCGCGTTCATCGGGTGGAAGCCGTCCGCGTCCTTCTCCGGCCTCACCGCCGAGATGATCCGCTCCGAGTCGATGTGCTTGGGCAGCGGCAACTGCACCAGGATGCCGTGCACCGCCGGATCCTTGTTGAGCCTGTCGATGATCGCCAACAGCGCGTCCTCGGTGATGCTCTCGTCCGGGTGCTCCTCCCACGAGTTGAAGCCCACCTCCTCGGCGGCCTTCTTCTTGCCGGTGACGTAGATCTTCGAGGCGGGATCCTCCCCCACCCGGACCACCGTCAGTCCCGGCACCAGGCCTCGCGAGGCCTTGAGCTGCTCCACTTCCGCCTTCACCTCCGCCCGCACCCGCGCCGCCACCGCTTTTCCGTCGATCAACTGGGCCATAGCGCGGCGGACTCTATGTCAAACTGACTCCCGTCAAGGGAGTGAAGCACACGTGGCACCAGGAAAAGTTCTCGGAGCGATGCTCGGGCTGGCCATCGGCATGTTGATCGGCGGACCCCTGCCCATCGTCCTGCTCATCATCGTTGGCATCTTCCTCGGCCACCAGGTCGACGAGCTGCACCTTCTGCCCTCCGAGTCCGCCGGGGAAGGTGAGCCCCTCTCCCGTTCCGTCCTCAACACCGCCGCGCAGGACCACTTCGCCCGCCACCTGTGCGCCCTCTTCATCGAGGTGGCCCGCGCCGATGGGGACGTCGTGCGCGACGAGGTGCGCGTGGTCCGCGAGTACTTCGCCGATGAGCTCAAGTATGGCCCCGAGGCCCTCGGCCTCGTCCGCCGCTACCTCAAGGAGCACCTCGCCCGGCCGCCCTCGCTGGAGGACTCCGCCGCCGCCTGCCGCGAGGAGCTGCCCACCGCCGAGCGCCTCCTGCTGCTCGATGCCCTCTACACCCTCGCGCTCGTCGACGGGAGCCTCCATCGCGCCGAGCAGGACACCCTTCGCCGTGTCTCCCAGGGACTTGGGCTCTCCGAGGAGGACTTCCGCTCCGTCACCGCGCGCCACTTCGGCGACGGTGACGTCCACTACTCCCGGCTCGGCCTCACCCCCGAGGCCAGCGACGCGGACATCAAGAAGGCCTACCGCCAGCTCGCCGCCGCCCACCACCCGGATCGCGTCGCCCACCTCGGCCAGGGAGCCGTCCAGCAGGCGTCGCGCCGCTTCCAGGAGATCAAGGAAGCCTATGAGGAGCTCCGCCGTCTGCGCGGGTTGTGATCATCCCGCGTCGAGCGCCTGCTCAAGGTCCGCGATGAGATCCTCGACCGCCTCCAGGCCCACGGAGTAGCGCAGCAACCCATCCCCGATTCCCCGCTGGAGCCGGACCTCGCGTGGCATGGCCGCGTGCGACATCATCGCCGGGTAGGACAGGATGCTCTCCACCGCGCCCAGGCTGACCGCCACCAGGGGGACCGAGACGCGATCGAGCACCTGTCTCGCGCGCTCCCCGGAGCCGACGTCGAAGGACACGATGGCCCCGTAGCCCTGGGACTGCCGCTCGTGGATGGCCCGGCCGGGGTGCTCCGGCAACCCGGGGTAGTAGACCCGCGTCACCGAGGACTGACGGGTCAGCCAATCCGCGAGCGTCCGCGCGCTCCGCTCGGCGAACTCCATCCGGGCCAGGAGCGTCTTCATCCCGCGCATCAGCAGCCACGAGTCCTGGACTCCCAGCACGCCGCCCAGGGCGTTCTGGAGGTACTTGAGCTCCTGGCCCAGCTTCTCGTTGCCCACCACCGCCAGCCCGGCCAGCACGTCGCTGTGTCCCCCGAGGAACTTGGTCGCGCTGTGCAGCACGATGTCGATGCCCAGCTCCAGGGGACGCTGGAGACAGGGCGTCATGAAGGTGTTGTCCAGCATCGTCAGCAGGCCCTGCTTCCGGGCCCACTCCGCCACCGCGGCGATGTCGGTGATCTTCAGGGTCGGGTTGGACGGAGTCTCCAGGAACACCGCCCGCGTGTTCGGCTGGCGCGCGGCCTCGAGCCTGTCCAGGTCCGTCGTATCGACGAAGGTCGTCTCGATGCCCATCCGTCCGAGGATGGCCGTCAGCAGCCGGTACGTCCCGCCATACACGTCCTCGGAGCAGATGACGTGGTCGCCCTTGGAGAGCAGCATGAAGGCGCAGGAGATCGCCGCCATCCCCGAGGAGAAGGCGAAGCCCCGGACACCGCCCTCCAGCTCGGCGATGGTGTCCTCGAGCGCCTGGCGGGTCGGGTTGCCGGAGCGGGTGTAGTCGTACTCCGGAGGGTTCTCGAGCGAGGCGTGGTGGAAGGTGGAGGCCTGGTACAGCGGGATGCTGGAAGCGCCCGTGCGCGGATCCACCCCCGAGGCGGAGTGGAGTACCCGGGTGGCCAGCTTCTGGCGGGGACGAGGGGTCTCTTTGAGTTGGATCATGGTTGCCTCACCGGGTACAGGCGCCGCCGTCGACCTCCCGGCGGGCCGCGTCGAGTGACTGGGACAGGTCGGAGATCAGGTCGTCCACGTGCTCGATTCCCACCGAGTACCGGAGCAGCCGGTCATCCACGCCCACGCGCCGGCGCAGCTCCTCCGGAATGTCCGCGTGGGTCTGCACCGAGGGATAGGTCATCAGGGACTCCACCCCGCCGAGGCTCTCCGCGAAGGCGATCAGCCGGACGTGGCGCAGGAGCGGCTCGACGAGGCGGGCGTCCTTCAACTTGAAGGAGAAGATGCCCGTGTTCCCCGAGGCCTGCCGCTTCTGGAGCGCGTAACCCGGATGGCTCTCGAGGCCCGGGTGGAAGACGCTCTCGACGAGCGGATGCGCCGCCAGCCAGGTGGCGATGCGGAGGGCGTTCTCCTGGTGGCGCTCCATCCTCAGCGCCAGCGTCTTCATCCCGCGCATGAGCAGCCAGCAGTCCTGCGGCCCCAGCACGGCCCCGATGGAGTTGTGCAGGAAGGCGATCTGCTCGGACAGCGCCTTGACCCGCGTCACCACGAGCCCCGCCAGCACGTCGTTGTGTCCACCCAGGTACTTGGTGGCGCTGTGGACGACGATGTCCGCTCCCAGCTCGATGGGACGCTGGAAGAAGGGGGTCATCAGCGTGTTGTCCACGATGGAGGTCAGCTCGCGCGCCCTGGCCCAGCGGCAGACCTTGTCGAGGTCCGTGAGCCGCATCAGCGGGTTGCTGGGCGTTTCGATCAACACCGCCTTCGTCTGGGGCCGGAGGTTCGCCTGGAGCTCGTCCAGGTCATTGGTGTCGACGTAGGTCGCGGAGATTCCGTAGCGGGACAGCACCTTCTCCAGCAGCCGGTACGTTCCCCCATACAGGTCGTGCGAGACGAGCAGGTGCGAGCCCTGGCCGAACAGGGAGAAGACGAGCTGGAGTGCCGCCATGCCCGAGCTACAGGCGAAGCCGGCGTCCCCCGACTCGAGCCGGGCGATCGCCTCCTCCAGGACGGCCCGCGTGGGGCTCTTCGTCCGCGAGTAGTCGAACCCCGTGCTCTGCCCCAGGCGGGGATGCCGGAAGGCGGTGGCGTGATGGACGGGGACGCTGACCGCGCCCGTCACCGAGTCTGAAACGGAACCAATCTGCGCCAGCTGACTTTCGATCTTCATGTTCATCTCCTCCCTCGGACGTTCTGCGCGAGCCGCAGGATGTCGGCCAACACGCCCGCCGCCGTGACGTCGCCGCCCGCGCCCGCGCCTCGGACGATGAGCGGGTACTCCCGGTAGCGCTCGGTGAAGAACGACACCATCGCCTCCGCGCCCTTCAACCCGGTGGCCGGGTGCGTCGCCTCCACCGCCACGGGACCCACCTTCACGCGGGGACCCCCGGGGGCATTCGGGAGGATCTGCGCCAGGTAGCGCAGACTCCGGCCCGCCGCCCGGTAGCGCGACACCTGCGCGCTCACGTCCGTATCCAGCGAGGACAGGGCTCGCAGGAAGGCATCCGGATCGTCCTCGCGGAGGTACTCGCGCGGGACGAGCGGCTCCACGGCCACGTCCTCCAGCTCGAGCTCCAGCCCCAGCTCCCGCGCGAGGATGAGGGCCTTGCGCGCCACGTCCAGGCCGGACAGGTCATCTCGCGGGTGGGGCTCGGTGTAGCCGTTCGCACGGGCCGTCCGCACCGCCTGGGACAGGGGAACGCCCTCCGTCAGGGCGTGGCAGATGGAGCCGAGCGAGCCGGAGAAGCACCCCTCGATGCGCTCCACGTGGTCCCCGGTGCGCACCAGGTTCTTCAGCGTCTCGATGACCGGGAGGCTCGCTCCCACCGTGGTCTCGTAGTGCCAGGCGCGGAAGTGCTCGCGGGCCTGGGTGAGCAGGGACTCGCGCTCCTTCCAGGGACGCGCGAGCGGTTTCTTGTTGGCCGCCACCACATGGATGCCACGTCGAAACGCCGCCGCGTAGAGCGTCTCCATCCCGTCCGCCGCGGTGCAGTCCACCAGCACGGGCACGGACAGGCGCGACAGCCGCTCCAGCAGCGGCACCACGTCCGGAGGAGCGCC
The sequence above is a segment of the Archangium lipolyticum genome. Coding sequences within it:
- a CDS encoding arabinose ABC transporter substrate-binding protein, giving the protein MAGALAVLVVSAAATAADVKIGFVIKQPEEPWFQDEWKFADIAAKEKGFTLVKIGAEDGEKALSALDNLGAQGAQGVIICTPDVKLGPGLVARAKANQLKLMTVDDRLVNSKGKPLEDVPHMGISATKIGEAVGQAIVDQIKARGWNMKEVGAIRVSYDQLPTAKDRVEGAISVLKQNGFVAQNVFDAPQAKTDTEAALNAATVVLNKNPTIKKWVAFGLNDEAVLGAVRATEAAGLKAGDVVAVGIGGSDAAINEFKKPSPTGFYGSVIISPKRHGYETAINMYNWVTANKEPEKLILTSGKLATRDTYKAVRKELGLE
- the folD gene encoding bifunctional methylenetetrahydrofolate dehydrogenase/methenyltetrahydrofolate cyclohydrolase FolD; the encoded protein is MAQLIDGKAVAARVRAEVKAEVEQLKASRGLVPGLTVVRVGEDPASKIYVTGKKKAAEEVGFNSWEEHPDESITEDALLAIIDRLNKDPAVHGILVQLPLPKHIDSERIISAVRPEKDADGFHPMNAGKLSLGKPALRPCTPFGVMRLLQEVGCNPAGKRAVVVGRSNIVGKPMALMLLQADATVTVCHRKSDLKFEVGMADIVVAAVGVPELIKGEWIKPGAVVIDVGMNRMPDGKLKGDVEFEKAKERASFITPVPGGVGPMTIAMLMRNTLDAAKAT
- a CDS encoding TerB family tellurite resistance protein — encoded protein: MAPGKVLGAMLGLAIGMLIGGPLPIVLLIIVGIFLGHQVDELHLLPSESAGEGEPLSRSVLNTAAQDHFARHLCALFIEVARADGDVVRDEVRVVREYFADELKYGPEALGLVRRYLKEHLARPPSLEDSAAACREELPTAERLLLLDALYTLALVDGSLHRAEQDTLRRVSQGLGLSEEDFRSVTARHFGDGDVHYSRLGLTPEASDADIKKAYRQLAAAHHPDRVAHLGQGAVQQASRRFQEIKEAYEELRRLRGL
- a CDS encoding aminotransferase class I/II-fold pyridoxal phosphate-dependent enzyme, with product MIQLKETPRPRQKLATRVLHSASGVDPRTGASSIPLYQASTFHHASLENPPEYDYTRSGNPTRQALEDTIAELEGGVRGFAFSSGMAAISCAFMLLSKGDHVICSEDVYGGTYRLLTAILGRMGIETTFVDTTDLDRLEAARQPNTRAVFLETPSNPTLKITDIAAVAEWARKQGLLTMLDNTFMTPCLQRPLELGIDIVLHSATKFLGGHSDVLAGLAVVGNEKLGQELKYLQNALGGVLGVQDSWLLMRGMKTLLARMEFAERSARTLADWLTRQSSVTRVYYPGLPEHPGRAIHERQSQGYGAIVSFDVGSGERARQVLDRVSVPLVAVSLGAVESILSYPAMMSHAAMPREVRLQRGIGDGLLRYSVGLEAVEDLIADLEQALDAG
- a CDS encoding trans-sulfuration enzyme family protein, which encodes MKIESQLAQIGSVSDSVTGAVSVPVHHATAFRHPRLGQSTGFDYSRTKSPTRAVLEEAIARLESGDAGFACSSGMAALQLVFSLFGQGSHLLVSHDLYGGTYRLLEKVLSRYGISATYVDTNDLDELQANLRPQTKAVLIETPSNPLMRLTDLDKVCRWARARELTSIVDNTLMTPFFQRPIELGADIVVHSATKYLGGHNDVLAGLVVTRVKALSEQIAFLHNSIGAVLGPQDCWLLMRGMKTLALRMERHQENALRIATWLAAHPLVESVFHPGLESHPGYALQKRQASGNTGIFSFKLKDARLVEPLLRHVRLIAFAESLGGVESLMTYPSVQTHADIPEELRRRVGVDDRLLRYSVGIEHVDDLISDLSQSLDAARREVDGGACTR